CTTGAGATGGCAGATTTTTACCTCATCGAATTTCATAAAATTCTGGGTATCAAGTTCTCCATTGACCACTGGCTTAAAAGCTGCATCCATCTCATAGAGTTTGTCCCATTCGACGTCTTTGAACCAAGGATGAGCCTAAATGTGTATTGCTTTGTCAAAAAGGATGTaacagaaagagagaagacTGAACAGTCTTTGTtactatattataaatactttaaTTTGTTCGGCTCCGGCTCCATGAGAACCAAGCCTATGCTCAGAATCACAAAGCAACCTACAAATGAGATCTCTTGCCTCAGGTGTCAATCTTGCCTCCTCGGGGAATATTAAATGATTTCTCCAGCTCACAATCTAAATCCATCAAATGTCAATTTatattagagagaaaagaaggtgTGACGATCCTAAGAGAAACAGAGCCAACATTGAAAGCTTCAACCATCTTAAACTCTCATCTTAGCATCAACAAGCAAGTTCAAAATGATGTAAGAGCAAAGTGGAAAGCACTGTAAATTTAGCAACAAAATGACCTTTCTACATGTTGTTACGGAGTCATCTGAGTAAAATGGTGGATAACCAACGAGCATCTCATACATAATGGCCCCCAAAGACCACCTGCACTCAAATGAATGCATATGAGTCGATGAGATATAGGTTATGTTAACGTAGAATAACCCAACTGACATAAAAAATCATGGAGGAAGAGTCATATGGAGAATAAATCTATAGGACATGTTCGGTGACCCACCAGTCACATTCTACACCGTATCCCTTCTTCAGCAACACTTCAGGTGCAATATAATCTGGCGTACCTACCGTAGAATATGCCTGTTTCAACACAAAAGCCAGAGGATTTCGACATAAACCCCAAACGAACATTTAAAAGCATACCCCCAACGGAGAAATTTTAACGCATACCTCAGATGTGATATGAATAAAagactgtaaaaaaaaaaaggcatgaAACAGAGGTTAATACTATACCAATTTTCTACGATTTATCTGCCAATGCTGCAGCTGTTCCAAAGGGCTCTTCCAACGCCTTCCACGACGTCCTATTGGGCAGTTCTCATCACCATCGATTGATTCATTTATATTCTCATCATTCAAAGGTTCATTTACGTTCATAGCCGAAATATTTCTACAATCGAGAGGCTTACAAAGACCAAAATCTGATAGCTTCATATGACCATACTTGTCCAACAGAAGATTGTCTGGTTTTATATCCCTGCAAAAGATCTACCTCAATGTAAATACACACAATATAACGCTGCATTCAGCATAATTAGACCAGTAAGAAGTAGACTAACCTGTGAACATAATTATGCTTATGTATCGACTCAATAGCCAAAACACTTTGGGCAATGTAAAACCGAGCCACGGTTTCAGTCAAAGTCTCTTCCCTCATAAGCAAAGTCATCACGTCACCACCAGACAGATACTCCATGATAAGGTACAAATATTCTGGATCTTGGAACGAATAATAAAGCTTCACAATACAGTCACTAGCAACTTCTGCTAGCAAGTTCCTTTCTGCTCTAACATGTTCAACCTACAGTATTTAGAACAATCAACCAAAAGGATATCCTAGACTTAAAGCCCAATTCTTTTAAtgcataaatgtaaaataaagagaaagaatgaGACAATTGTAAGACTGACTCACTTGCCCTCTACTAAGCATTTCAgacttcttcagcttcttcatgGCATAAATGTTGCCTGTCTTTTTCTCACGGCATAGTCTTACCTAAGAAGGATACCACATTTACAAATACTTAAAACTGAATAACACCGAATGTTCAAAGTTGGTAAATCCAAAAAGACTAACCTCACCGAAAGCTCCTCTACCAATAATACTGAGAAGATCGAAATCATCAACACAAAGCCTGTTCCTCATTAATCTAGTATACTCTGTCTCTTTCCTCTGCAAATCCTCCAGCAGCTCGAGCTGTTCCTTTTCTGATACATCTAAAGATGCTATCTTTTGTTCTAGCACCAAACGcctgaaaaaaatcaaaagaaaacaaaacaacttcCATTGATACTGTGGAAGAAACAGTTGTATATACACATCTCTGGATCAAAACCATTACAGCTCCTAAACCAACACCATTGAATGCAGCACATAACTTTTTCTTCTCACAGgaatatcaacaaacaaacagatgATGATATGCAAACAAATTACACCAAACATTAACCTTTCTCTACGTTGTTGAATATGTCTCATGCGCTTATTGTAATGGTCTTCAATATACTTCTTGGCTGCAGCAACTTTCTCCAATGTCGAATTTGAAACCAACCCTTCATCCTCAAAATTCTCCTCAGCCTCCGCCGTCACattcaccaccacctcctcgtcttgattctccatttttttctttttgtgtggtttctctcccaagaaaagaaaagaaaagaagaaaaaaaaaaaaaaaaacaattcttttgGGCTCTCTCTAAATCTCTCGTCCTCTCTCGGTCAATTGTGAGAACAATATGATTGCGAGAACGAAAacaagtctcttcttctccatcgatCAAATGGCAAATTTACAAGTTTGGATTTTGCAATTCAGAGAAAAAAGGAATCAGAAATTATTACctggaaattttgtttttactatttttgctatttttaggaaaaaaagaaagattaaaaattaaaaaaatataaaaatcaacaaatcaagACCCGACAGGTGGAGTACTATAAGTGGGTTAAATCAAAACTACATTACAATACTACATTACATTTATAATTAACcctttttaattatcattttaatagtataactaatttaattacactttttatcaacaatttaatttatactaaaacaaatATCTAATAAATAGTTATTAGAAAATGAGacattattgtaaattttatatttgtctaaattcattttatataaatttaataaacaattatatataccaaaattatagaaaaacattattttgtgaatttatATGCATGTTTCATATGGAAGTGGAATGgttatgtttcaaaataatgtttgtttgtatgtttgtatCTTTGTGTTGTTCGAACTTATTTTAGGCTAGTGTATCAATGACATGGAGGTTCATGGTTCGTGAgaaaagatgatgaaaacatctttgtttttaaaaaaaatacagtatatattatgaaaaaacaTATCTTCACATGTAGtaaaaaaccaaacaatacTTCAACAAActaaattttccatttttgtgGATTTACAACCATGATCCAAACCACaaaactctcttttttggtCTTATCGCATAAAACTACAATTTACAAACCATATGTTTACATGCATATGAGAATATTTACTgcaaattcaactaaaattttttacagaaaatctCCAACGAGAGAAATTAGCCAGTTATATTGACAATGTCATTAGAAAACCGGAATCTTGATTTCCAATCGTGAATCGCAGACCGGAGTGTATGGTTTGGTGTGAGCTTGAAGTGGTCGAGCTTTTGTCGAGTCACTGGTGAAATGTTATGTTTCTCGAGCCACGCTAAGATCGCTTGCTTCTCGTACGTGAATCCATCTGCTGCTATCTCTGGCTCCTGCATTATCTCCtgtatatattagaaaaaaaacaaaaacatacttcaaaaatcaaacattgcTTCAAATTCCGGTTATTGAAATCGTGTACCAAACCAGGTGAGCTTTTCCTTACCCGTAAGATTGGACAGAAGTAATGACTAGGTGCTCGTAAAttgcttccttctttctttgttttcgaATTGGCTGTCTCCACAAGCCGTTTCAAAGCCGGTATAACTTCCGATTTAAGATCCGGTCTATCTCGGCATCGAAATTCCGCACATTTTAAACCAATCCGAGCCAACTCTTCGGTTTCTGCCAAAGGCCAATCGGTAACCGATTTATCTAGCATTTCGGTTAACGTTCCTTTCTTTACCGCGTTTTCGACCGCTGGTACAAGCCCCCCCGGCTGACGAGCCGTCAACAGCTGAAGAATGGTTATGCCAAACGCGTAAAGATCCGATTTTGGTCTAATCGTTCCGGTTCGATGGTATTCCGGATCAATGTAATGCAATGTACCAGCAAGGACCGAGTGTCGGTACATCGTGACATTATCCNNNNNNNNNNNNNNNNNNNNNNNNNNNNNNNNNNNNNNNNNNNNNNNNNNNNNNNNNNNNNNNNNNNNNNNNNNNNNNNNNNNNNNNNNNNNNNNNNNNNNNNNNNNNNNNNNNNNNNNNNNNNNNNNNNNNNNNNNNNNNNNNNNNNNNNNNNNNNNNNNNNNNNNNNNNNNNNNNNNNNNNNNNNNNNNNNNNNNNNNNNNNNNNNNNNNNNNNNNNNNNNNNNNNNNNNNNNNNNNNNNNNNNNNNNNNNNNNNNNNNNNNNNNNNNNNNNNNNNNNNNNNNNNNNNNNNNNNNNNNNNNNNNNNNNNNNNNNNNNNNNNNNNNNNNNNNNNNNNNNNNNNNNNNNNNNNNNNNNNNNNNNNNNNNNNNNNNNNNNNNNNNNNNNNNNNNNNNNNNNNNNNNNNNNNNNNNNNNNNNNNNNNNNNNNNNNNNNNNNNNNNNNNNNNNNNNNNNNNNNNNNNNNNNNNNNNNNNNNNNNNNNNNNNNNNNNNNNNNNNNNNNNNNNNNNNNNNNNNNNNNNNNNNNNNNNNNNNNNNNNNNNNNNNNNNNNNNNNNNNNNNNNNNNNNNNNNNNNNNNNNNNNNNNNNNNNNNNNNNNNNNNNNNNNCGGTTATTGAAATCGTGTACCAAACCAGGTGAGCTTTTCCTTACCCGTAAGATTGGACAGAAGTAATGACTAGGTGCTCGTAAAttgcttccttctttctttgttttcgaATTGGCTGTCTCCACAAGCCGTTTCAAAGCCGGTATAACTTCCGATTTAAGATCCGGTCTATCTCGGCATCGAAATTCCGCACATTTTAAACCAATCCGAGCCAACTCTTCGGTTTCTGCCAAAGGCCAATCGGTAACCGATTTATCTAGCATTTCGGTTAACGTTCCTTTCTTTACCGCGTTTTCGACCGCTGGTACAAGCCCCCCCGGCTGACGAGCCGTCAACAGCTGAAGAATGGTTATGCCAAACGCGTAAAGATCCGATTTTGGTCTAATCGTTCCGGTTCGATGGTATTCCGGATCAATGTAATGCAATGTACCAGCAAGGACCGAGTGTCGGTACATCGTGACATTATCCGGTGCAACATCCGTAACCAGCTTGGCTAATCCCACGTCAGCAATTTTGCTCACGTAGTTCCGGTTTAACAAGATATTCCCCGGTTTTAAGTCGCGGTGAACAATTGGTTGCGGTTTAGAGCTGTGCAAGAAGGCTAAACCGCAAGCTACCTCGAAAATAACCCTAAACCGGATAAACCAAGGCAAAGGAGGTTTATTATTCCTGTGAAATATATATTCCTCGAGGCTACCATTCTCCAAATACTCGTAAACCAAACAACCATTCTCCGGACAAGCTCCGAGGAGAAGAACCACGTGTGGATGTCGGAGTTGGCTTAGAACCTCAACCTATAGAGTAGTGACGCCAAATCGGAAAATAAATCAACCggatcaaatcaaaatcttaacCGAAACCAGACATATAGTTTAGAAGTAATGGTCNCTACATTACATTTATAATTAACcctttttaattatcattttaatagtataactaatttaattacactttttatcaacaatttaatttatactaaaacaaatATCTAATAAATAGTTATTAGAAAATGAGacattattgtaaattttatatttgtctaaattcattttatataaatttaataaacaattatatataccaaaattatagaaaaacattattttgtgaatttatATGCATGTTTCATATGGAAGTGGAATGgttatgtttcaaaataatgtttgtttgtatgtttgtatCTTTGTGTTGTTCGAACTTATTTTAGGCTAGTGTATCAATGACATGGAGGTTCATGGTTCGTGAgaaaagatgatgaaaacatctttgtttttaaaaaaaatacagtatatattatgaaaaaacaTATCTTCACATGTAGtaaaaaaccaaacaatacTTCAACAAActaaattttccatttttgtgGATTTACAACCATGATCCAAACCACaaaactctcttttttggtCTTATCGCATAAAACTACAATTTACAAACCATATGTTTACATGCATATGAGAATATTTACTgcaaattcaactaaaattttttacagaaaatctCCAACGAGAGAAATTAGCCAGTTATATTGACAATGTCATTAGAAAACCGGAATCTTGATTTCCAATCGTGAATCGCAGACCGGAGTGTATGGTTTGGTGTGAGCTTGAAGTGGTCGAGCTTTTGTCGAGTCACTGGTGAAATGTTGTGTTTCTCGAGCCACGCTAAGATCGCTTGCTTCTCGTACGTGAATCCATCTGCTGCTATCTCTGGCTCCTGCATTATCTCCtgtatatattagaaaaaaaacaaaaacatacttcaaaaatcaaacattgcTTCAAATTGCGGTTATTGAAATCGTGTACCAAACCAGGTGAGCTTTTCCTTACCCGTAAGATTGGACAGAAGTAATGACTAGGTGCTCGTAAAttgcttccttctttctttgttttcgaATTGGCTGTCTCCACAAGCCGTTTCAAAGCCGGTATAACTTCCGATTTAAGATCCGGTCTATCTCGGCATCGAAATTCCGCACATTTTAAACCAATCCGAGCCAACTCTTCGGTTTCTGCCAAAGGCCAATCGGTAACCGATTTATCTAGCATTTCGGTTAACGTTCCTTTCTTTACCGCGTTTTCGACCGCTGGTACAAGCCCCCCCGGCTGACGAGCCGTCAACAGCTGAAGAATGGTTATGCCAAACGCGTAAAGATCCGATTTTGGTCTAATCGTTCCGGTTCGATGGTACTCCGGATCAATGTAATGCAATGTACCAGCAAGAACCGAGTGTCGGTACATCGTGACATTATCCGGTGCAACATCCGTAACCAGCTTGGCTAATCCCACGTCAGCAATTTTGCTCACGTAGTTCCGGTTTAACAAGATATTCCCCGGTTTTAAGTCGCGATGAACAATTGGTTGCGGTTTAGAGCTGTGCAAGAAGGCTAAACCGCAAGCTACCTCGAAAATAACCCTAAACCGGATAAACCAAGGCAAAGGCGGTTTATTATTCCTGTGAAATATATATTCCTCGAGGCTACCATTCTCCAAATACTCGTAAACCAAACAACCATTCTCCGGACAAGCTCCGAGGAGAAGAACCACGTGTGGATGTCGGAGTTGGCTTAGAACCTCAACCTAGAGAGTAGTGAcaccaaaccggaaaaaaaaatcaaccggATCAAATCAAAAGTTTAACCGAAACCAGACATAGTTTAGATAGAAGTAATGGTCATTATTAATTACCTCCTTCAAGAACTCCTGTTTCTTCTCCGGTGTATCTAGCCGGACAACCTTAACAGCTGCTGGAGTGCTATCAAGACTACAACGGTAAACTTTGCCGTATCCTCCTTCTCCAATCACTTTTTCCGGTGAGAATCCCTCGGTGGCTGTTACGATCTCATCTATTGTGTATTTCCTGTACCGGTGATCGGTTCCTAAAAGCTGATCgatcactttcttcttctccaagtaaGTCTTTAAAGCATTCACCTCCGCGATCTGTCGCTGACAAAACTCTCTTGCAAGCAACGCTTTCGCGGCTTCTACCTCTTTCACCGCCTTCATGTGCCGCTCTTTCTCCAGCGTTGCTGTTTTCCTCTGCAATTCTTCTTTCTCCACAGCACTGGTCACTCGTCTTGCGCCTTTTGAACATTCAGTGGAAAGCATTTGAACCTAgtagaaacaccaaaacaaataatttactTGGGgaacaagaaagtaaaatgaCTTTTGATTCAAAGAGAGACGGGtaatatatataccttgttTTGTGTGGAGTAAAGCTCTTCACAAGCTTGTTTATATTTACCGACTGTACTTTGTAACTCCTTCTTCAAACGCTCGACCTCTGCTTCAATCTCAACCTGTCAAATTATTCAAACTCTTTTATTGTTCATTCTTTACTAATCTAAATCAATTGCACCACAACATGTTAGTAatgtaaccttctttgattttCTAGATGTTGCGGATGGCGAATCTGAGCTTTGCTGTTTGCTAACGTTTTTCTCAAGATTCGATTGGGGTTCCATACAAGTCTCATCAAAATCTGAGTAATTTAGCTGCGGTATATCGGATCCTCCACGCCGCCTTACAATCTTTTGAAATATTGTTGCACTAGACGCCTTACTACTTGGAGACATTTGTGGTCTATTATTAAGGAGGCTTAATGCATCTAACTTCAGCTCTTTGGCTGATGCTGACCTCCTCGTGCCTGCCTCTTCAACacccaaaaagaaagagaaaacctCAGCCGGCGCCATGCAtggaaatcatattttttaaaaaaaatataatggttGTTAATCATCTTCATATACATCAAAGGTTTATATTATATGCATTTATCATTCatgtattttataatatgaatCCCCAATCGATTGATCCATGTTGGTAGCAAAATCcttcaaataataaatttcaatTCAGAGTTATAAAGATTATGAAActagttaaatattttttcaaatcatAGGTTTAAGTCAAAATTGGTTCCTTTTAAGAATGTACATACCTGAATatttactactatatattagaCGACTTAACATTGCAATTATAATGGGGACATTTCCTATGAAACTACTACGTCTATTTGTATACTTTACCTGTGGATTGTCGAGGATCGGATAACGTTTGAGACCGTAGAGTGTGGTAACTAGCCGCCCAGTTTCTCAGGAAGTCATGGGACGTCACGGCTGAGGACGGACTTGTGCACGGCTCTGATTATTAAAAGGGTAACACGATTAAAGACAAGTTTTATGGAAAacgaaaacagagagaaaacaaaaaatcctaCTTATTTTACCTCCGATAATTAATGTATCCATAGATTTTGTAGTGATTCTGTCTTTACACACAATGTATACTTCACATGTTTCTGGTACGTATTTTAAGACAGTCAATGGTACTCCTGAACCTTTTGATCTCCTACACCGGAGAAAACACAGCCGGTTAGTGTTTATAACCGAGTGGATTGAGAAGAATTTAAACCTAGCCGAGCTATGTAAATTTTACCGTGTGAATATGTTTGAAGAGAACGATCCCATAACCAAACTGTTAACTCCTGATTTGGATGTGAATCTGAGAAGTGCTTTGGCAGGATCGTCGTACTCTAGCAATAGAGTCTCTACCTGACACTGAAGGTTATACTAATTCAGGGAACAGTTTGACCCTGAAAATTCCCTTAGgtgtatataaattttggagTTAAAATAGAAATGAACCAACCTTGGTACTACTAGCCTTACACATTTTCAAGAAGGGTACAAAGACCgtttcaaattcttttttcaCATCCCTCACATACATTTCCACCACTCTCTCCTCCACTTCCTCCACCGGTAATCTCTCTCCGGCTGCAACAATAAACCGCCATTCTTGTAAACATTTCTcttaaaattgttaaatattCATCAATCCGCTACCACAACTACACTTATAATCGAATaaaaatttttcttattaaccgatcgctttttagtttttaccttATTGAAAAAGtaagataaaataactaattaattataaatccATTATATGAATTTAATTCTAATTTTCGACCAACatgtgaaagaaacaaaataaataacattttgcttcttttttgttttcttgtctttttggttatataaaaatgtaatcgaaaatgttttattaacattcggaaaacaagaaagatatTTTTGGTTACATCATGAAGAAATTCTGTTTTACTTGGTGTAAAATGAGgtttcaattattttcttttgtcttttggtttCCTTCACTTTTACATTAGtttatgaaaaacaaaacatcaaaaatgTGAAATTGTGTTAGATTGAGAGAGATACTTACAAGGGGTAGGAATAGAAGTAATTGTGGGGATGACGTGAACCAACACGAACCTATCAGCCTTAGGTGaaagattatcgagggcccacCGTACGGCACGGCGACTTCCTGCGCCGCCAAATTTGTCTCCGATCAAACCCTTCACGGCCACCGCCACAAACAACTGACCCTCTTTCGCCTTTTGACCACCACTCATTTCTTGCGTCAGCATCACCACCATCTAATCACTTCTACTTACGTAGGCCACAAGTAACCAAAGAATAANNNNNNNNNNNNNNNNNNNNNNNNNNNNNNNNNNNNNNNNNNNNNNNNNNNNNNNNNNNNNNNNNNNNNNNNNNNNNNNNNNNNNNNNNNNNNNNNNNNNNNNNNNNNNNNNNNNNNNNNNNNNNNNNNNNNNNNNNNNNNNNNNNNNNNNNNNNNNNNNNNNNNNNNNNNNNNNNNNNNNNNNNNNNNNNNNNNNNNNNNNNNNNNNNNNNNNNNNNNNNNNNNNNNNNNNNNNNNNNNNNNNNNNNNNNNNNNNNNNNNNNNNNNNNNNNNNNNNNNNNNNNNNNNNNNNNNNNNNNNNNNNNNNNNNNNNNNNNNNNNNNNNNNNNNNNNNNNNNNNNNNNNNNNNNNNNNNNNNNNNNNNNNNNNNNNNNNNNNNNNNNNNNNNNNNNNNNNNNNNNNNNNNNNNNNNNNNNNNNNNNNNNNNNNNNNNNNNNNNNNNNNNNNNNNNNNNNNNNNNNNNNNNNNNNNNNNNNNNNNNNttaattttgaaatattttggcAAACAGAGGAAGTAATCGATGGGATGATGATGGCCTCCAAGAGTTTAAATACTCTACCTAATACTTTTAAATTCGAAATTTTCTGGACGGCcaattagttaattattattactatgGAGTTTTATTATACGAAGTCTTCTTCTAGTTCTATCAATCTATCTACATGGTATTTGGAGGGTTTTAGCTAGGTAGAGATTTCAATAGTCTGTCAGTTGTATGACGTGTATTTCTTCCACCAATGTGAACAAAATCTGAATTTGATCCTATAACCACTGAACAGGGACACATAAATCTAGCTAGTAGTTTATTACTATCTGAACTCGAACTCGTATGAagtttgttgttgataataagctcaaaatatatttacagtATAACTTCTATAAATTAGCACTTgctataaatttaataatttttctgatTTCGAATTGGgatagtgtaaaaaataacacaattcgataaaataataagataatattttttttttgaaattctatgtaaaaatatagttccataaatatcataaattaataataatataaagttacaaactaaatatatatatatatatatatatatatatatatatatatatatatatatatatatatatatatatatatatatatatatatatatatatatatatatatatatatatatatatatatatatatatatatatatatatatatatatatatatatatatatatatatatatatatatatatatatatatatatatatatatatatatatatatatatatatatatatatatatatatatatatatatatatatatatatatatatatatatatatatatatatatatatatatatatatatatatatatatatatatatatatatatatatatatatatatatatatatatatatatataatttagtgaaatatgattctattttgtttgtctattcttgaatttacaTTCTTATTGGAGCTCATCTATAATCATTTTCATTGCATCAATAACTTTTTCTGTTGTTTTTCAAATTGTATCCAAAAATTGTGGCGCATCCTAGACGCGATAGTTGTTTCTTTACGTATATTTGGTTCTAAAGATACTGTAATATTTTCTTGGACTTTATCATGAGAATAGAAACAGCAATTTATTCTATACTCTGAACTTCTAAACATTAATTTATCATTCTATATTACGATAGCCAAaattataagttaaaaaaataatataaaaatgtgaattataacaaaagtatcttactTTTAACGAAGAATGctcaaaactatgaaaataaaatttttttcataaattggtggtcccgaccttattaatttatagagaggtTTGACTGTATGTGGGTTTTGATTGATAATTTTGTATCACTGCATATATCATTTTAACAGTTATTAATCACAAAAACGATATCAAAAacgttaataaaaaatattatttttagctttttttataactttcatATATCActattttttatagttttatattattctaTAACAATTTGTCGTTCAAGCTTACAGCTAAAATATTTGTAGTACAACTTTGTGTTATTAATCGGATCCATGAAATAATATTTGCTAGTAAAATAACTTACCTTAGTAAAACTCTCTGTCGGCGATTTCGATGGCGATTAGGTTTTCGATTTGAATGTTCGATTTGGGCGTGATTGGGGGAAGAGGAGCGGTTCTCCTTCGTCCTCTGTATGTTTCGATTGATGGGGATCAGATCGGAAATCTGATTCTCTCTGGTCAAAGATTGGTTTTGCTGGATACGGATCATGGTTGGTATGCGGATTTCCTTGGGTCCCCGGATCTCTATGTCTTGCTCTGGTGGACTCGAAATTCTGAGATCGTGGATTAGGATTTGGTTTCGGGTGGAGATCTGCGGGGGTTAATGCCGGCGACTGTAATCACAGGTTCTAAGGATTCGCTTTTAAGAGTCTATGACTATGTCCGGTTTGAGTGGGATTGGTGTGGATCGCATTCACTTGATTTGGGCAGGTTTGGTTCTTTATTGTTAGGGTCGGGGTTCTATGAGGAATATTTGGTCTTTGTGGTTGTTATTTCTCCAATCTTGTCGGATTTGCTGTGTGGTGGAATTATGATCTTAGCTTCTGATCGGatattgtttggtttgattcggtGTGATTCAGGGGTTTTAATTCTGATCCGGTTGGTGACTAATTTCACGATTTCCTTATCATGGATCAAATGGTGGATTTGGTTGATATTGCTTTTCGATAGTCTTCAGGATTTATTGTTGGTAAGTTTCCTTCACAGACTTGTGGAGGCATTGATGATACAATCGGGTTTGATTGGGTGTGTGGTGAGAATATCTTCGACCAGATTTGACTTATTTTTTGGGATAGTGGTTGGTGTTGTGGTATATATGCGGGGGTTGGAGTTTCGTTTCGGATCATCTCTCTCTGCTTTTGGTATTCGCTCTTTCTAGTTTGTCTCACTTCTTTCAGATCACAACACTTCTCTCTTCTGCGAGTTATGGCTCAGTTGGCTTTTAGCAAAAACAAAGGTTCCCTGGTTCGTACTGACACT
The Camelina sativa cultivar DH55 chromosome 15, Cs, whole genome shotgun sequence DNA segment above includes these coding regions:
- the LOC104747873 gene encoding serine/threonine-protein kinase tricorner-like, which encodes MENQDEEVVVNVTAEAEENFEDEGLVSNSTLEKVAAAKKYIEDHYNKRMRHIQQRRERRLVLEQKIASLDVSEKEQLELLEDLQRKETEYTRLMRNRLCVDDFDLLSIIGRGAFGEVRLCREKKTGNIYAMKKLKKSEMLSRGQVEHVRAERNLLAEVASDCIVKLYYSFQDPEYLYLIMEYLSGGDVMTLLMREETLTETVARFYIAQSVLAIESIHKHNYVHRDIKPDNLLLDKYGHMKLSDFGLCKPLDCRNISAMNVNEPLNDENINESIDGDENCPIGRRGRRWKSPLEQLQHWQINRRKLAYSTVGTPDYIAPEVLLKKGYGVECDWWSLGAIMYEMLVGYPPFYSDDSVTTCRKIVSWRNHLIFPEEARLTPEARDLICRLLCDSEHRLGSHGAGAEQIKAHPWFKDVEWDKLYEMDAAFKPVVNGELDTQNFMKFDEVDCPKPARTGSGPSWKVSITPQNINFVGYTYRNFDAVRGSRHSLDIKGGISPPRSSTESTRSDSAIDYAKLSTGDDGSQQ
- the LOC104748929 gene encoding U-box domain-containing protein 34-like, with product MYRHSVLAGTLHYIDPEYHRTGTIRPKSDLYAFGITILQLLTARQPGGLVPAVENAVKKGTLTEMLDKSVTDWPLAETEELARIGLKCAEFRCRDRPDLKSEVIPALKRLVETANSKTKKEGSNLRAPSHYFCPILREIMQEPEIAADGFTYEKQAILAWLEKHNISPVTRQKLDHFKLTPNHTLRSAIHDWKSRFRFSNDIVNITG
- the LOC104747874 gene encoding U-box domain-containing protein 34-like — encoded protein: MVVMLTQEMSGGQKAKEGQLFVAVAVKGLIGDKFGGAGSRRAVRWALDNLSPKADRFVLVHVIPTITSIPTPSGERLPVEEVEERVVEMYVRDVKKEFETVFVPFLKMCKASSTKCQVETLLLEYDDPAKALLRFTSKSGVNSLVMGSFSSNIFTRRSKGSGVPLTVLKYVPETCEVYIVCKDRITTKSMDTLIIGEPCTSPSSAVTSHDFLRNWAASYHTLRSQTLSDPRQSTEAGTRRSASAKELKLDALSLLNNRPQMSPSSKASSATIFQKIVRRRGGSDIPQLNYSDFDETCMEPQSNLEKNVSKQQSSDSPSATSRKSKKVEIEAEVERLKKELQSTVGKYKQACEELYSTQNKVQMLSTECSKGARRVTSAVEKEELQRKTATLEKERHMKAVKEVEAAKALLAREFCQRQIAEVNALKTYLEKKKVIDQLLGTDHRYRKYTIDEIVTATEGFSPEKVIGEGGYGKVYRCSLDSTPAAVKVVRLDTPEKKQEFLKEVEVLSQLRHPHVVLLLGACPENGCLVYEYLENGSLEEYIFHRNNKPPLPWFIRFRVIFEVACGLAFLHSSKPQPIVHRDLKPGNILLNRNYVSKIADVGLAKLVTDVAPDNVTMYRHSVLAGTLHYIDPEYHRTGTIRPKSDLYAFGITILQLLTARQPGGLVPAVENAVKKGTLTEMLDKSVTDWPLAETEELARIGLKCAEFRCRDRPDLKSEVIPALKRLVETANSKTKKEGSNLRAPSHYFCPILREIMQEPEIAADGFTYEKQAILAWLEKHNISPVTRQKLDHFKLTPNHTLRSAIHDWKSRFRFSNDIVNITG